The following coding sequences are from one Humulus lupulus chromosome X, drHumLupu1.1, whole genome shotgun sequence window:
- the LOC133805819 gene encoding uncharacterized protein LOC133805819 — protein MESRKWDLQNWLFIAIKQWICEKISHCGLKAQPHIDSCIKILKKQFHEISEMLGPSTSGFGLNEELKCVVYEKNVFDEWIKSHPNAKDLRNRAFPHYEDLVNVFGKDRANGQGAMGFSEIVGKFDKEVDNDANFEFDHLSPIDDLIGNATNSHTSTTATSTQSSKKSRKRSRNEDPLVEVLTDTVKKFGDIQVVVGDSIRIIADCFQFETECATRRKKVFDELKKN, from the exons ATGGAAAGCAGAAAATGGGACCTTCAAAACTGGCTATTTATAGCAATTAAACAATGGATATGTGAGAAAATTTCTCATTGTGGATTGAAAGCACAACCCCACATTGATTCTTGTATCAAGATACTAAAGAAACAATTTCATGAAATTTCTGAAATGTTGGGACCTTCAACAAGTGGTTTTGGTTTGAATGAGGAACTAAAGTGTGTCGTTTATGAAAAAAATGTGTTTGATGAATGGATTAAG AGCCATCCAAATGCAAAAGACTTAAGGAATAGAGCATTTCCTCATTATGAAGACTTAGTTAATGTATTTGGGAAGGATCGTGCAAATGGGCAAGGAGCTATGGGATTTTCTGAAATAGTTGGCAAGTTTGATAAAGAGGTAGACAATGATGCAAATTTTGAGTTTGATCATTTATCTCCAATAGATGATCTTATTGGTAATGCAACCAATAGTCATACAAGCACGACGGCAACTTCAACACAGTCAAGCAAGAAAAGTAGAAAGAGATCTAGGAATGAAGATCCATTGGTTGAGGTATTGACTGACACAGTGAAAAAATTTGGTGACATACAAGTTGTTGTTGGTGATAGTATTCGAATAATTGCTGATTGTTTCCAGTTTGAGACAGAATGTGCTACTAGAAGGAAGAAAGTGTTTGATGAACTGAAAAAAAATTGA